The Leucobacter chromiiresistens genome window below encodes:
- a CDS encoding GNAT family N-acetyltransferase has product MPLGREIDDPGTLSAGRVAVRIIRWSDAEPLRSLLTENRSWLQRWEATHPSGRSVVPGSVSMRPMVRTLRKQLRAGSGMPFVVLYDGAVVGQLSVSEISGGALQSSQIGYWVSEHVAGRGVTTTAAALVIDHLFGALGLHRVEVCIRPENDASLRVVAKLGLRHEGSRTAYIHIDGAWRDHEVFVALRGETAAGYVAQLAHR; this is encoded by the coding sequence GTGCCGCTCGGCCGCGAGATCGACGATCCGGGAACGCTCTCGGCCGGTCGGGTGGCCGTGCGGATCATCCGGTGGTCCGACGCCGAGCCGCTGCGCTCGCTGCTGACCGAGAACCGCTCCTGGCTGCAGCGCTGGGAGGCGACGCACCCCTCGGGCCGCAGCGTGGTGCCCGGATCGGTGTCGATGCGGCCGATGGTGCGCACCCTGCGCAAGCAGCTGCGCGCGGGGAGCGGTATGCCCTTCGTCGTGCTCTACGACGGGGCCGTGGTCGGCCAGCTCAGCGTCTCCGAGATCAGCGGAGGCGCCCTGCAGTCGTCGCAGATCGGCTACTGGGTCTCCGAGCACGTCGCGGGCCGGGGCGTCACCACGACCGCCGCGGCGCTCGTCATCGACCACCTCTTCGGGGCGCTCGGGCTGCACCGCGTCGAGGTGTGCATCAGGCCCGAGAACGACGCCTCGCTCCGCGTCGTGGCGAAGCTCGGGCTGCGGCACGAGGGATCGCGCACCGCGTACATCCACATCGATGGCGCCTGGCGCGACCACGAGGTCTTCGTCGCGCTGCGCGGTGAGACCGCGGCGGGGTACGTGGCGCAGCTGGCGCATCGGTGA
- a CDS encoding ATPase AAA — MEAEAGAEAPAAAQQPLNEGALAKAPAQAPRDEPDLAAELSGPVSLVDAYADEHADWRRELASIGGRNPLLHFDDRPANRIELSTTHPGGLPQFITGNKILLSALIRDDLALRHARAAAGRVTDKAIEMRTVRGLETVNLGVGIAKWEYEGEEFCAPVLLRPLAIRRYGRDFELKLKQFPVVNSELIRAMREQFGISVDARTLIELSQSEGVFKPQPVIDRLRQMAAGVPGFVVQPRLVVSSFHNVAQSMVADAKELASPVLAAVCGNEPAKRQLAAAYRPVTATPPDERSPDTDRTLYDADAEQDDVLAQIDAGHSLVVHTLPGTGGTQTVVNAIGNLVRAGKRVLVVSPRRATLDGIAHRLTRVGLAGMAVSPRRLRRNLVESISRNENARTERLRDVDEALVRLRGVLLDYQAALSAPDERFGVSPLDALRKLTALSLEERPPSTTVRLDDQALGQLTLDRTSVAEALTEVARLGQFQYGPEDSPWYGVSFATTEEARSAYGTAVDLAESQLPRLISMSNELVGQTSMRPYETIAELGVYLRLLMGIRETLDRFTPEVYDRSLTEVIAAHAPRGDDEMSAANKRRLRKLAREYVRPGVHISDMYSRLVQIQQQRVLWQRYTTVVGARPEVPLGISDVVVAFQSAYQDLDALDRVLGTTADADRLKTQTLSRLASRISDLARESEVLQNIQERTAIVERMRSAHLEPLLDDLSARHVPAEDVADELELAWWQSVLERMLQSNEALLSANTSVIERLEADFRLVDDAHAGANGALLAASLSDAWRIAVLDYKQEALAMREALRSGYVSPQSLAQRAPNLLGVLAPVWAMSPYEVAMLPDTMRFDAVLVVDAGATTLAENLGAIRRAEQVVAFGDTMTQTPSHFDIAVGASDEDRETVDADALHRSSAFAQLGDVLPTLTLTRSYRAGGEDLTNLVNTRFYGGAIQSLPWAGSFLHHSSLTYEFVRGGQGLPDQQTGAVESTDAEVERVVQLVLQHASDRSSESLMVITASERHAVRVYQAVLQAFSKFPQYRDFLLGERAEPFAVLTLEQATAQSRDRVIFSIGFGRTPHGRVLSNFGGLGRPGGERLLAVAMTRARRAMTIVSCFKPEDLDRARIKHGVVELAELLAFEHPEPTTPSLPAERDPMLGELADRLEALGLTVAMDYRGAIPLAASLEDRAIAIDLDLGASGEYRGDSLRDTLRLRPAVLRRLGWHYHRVQSFDLFADPDEVALRIARIVGYDAGEGAAASGRA, encoded by the coding sequence GTGGAGGCGGAAGCGGGCGCGGAGGCCCCGGCGGCCGCTCAGCAGCCCCTGAACGAGGGGGCGCTCGCCAAGGCGCCCGCGCAGGCGCCCCGCGATGAACCCGACCTGGCGGCCGAATTGAGCGGGCCCGTGTCGCTGGTCGACGCGTACGCCGACGAGCACGCCGATTGGCGACGCGAACTCGCGAGCATCGGGGGGCGCAACCCGCTGCTGCACTTCGACGACCGCCCGGCGAACCGCATCGAGCTCTCCACGACCCACCCGGGCGGTCTGCCGCAGTTCATCACCGGCAACAAGATCCTCCTCTCCGCGCTCATCCGCGACGACCTCGCTCTGAGGCACGCCCGAGCGGCGGCCGGCCGCGTGACCGACAAGGCCATCGAGATGCGCACCGTGCGCGGGCTCGAGACCGTCAACCTGGGCGTCGGCATCGCGAAGTGGGAGTACGAGGGCGAGGAGTTCTGCGCCCCCGTGCTGCTGCGCCCCCTCGCCATCCGCCGCTACGGCCGCGACTTCGAGCTCAAGCTCAAGCAGTTCCCGGTCGTCAACTCCGAGCTGATCCGTGCAATGCGCGAGCAGTTCGGCATCAGCGTCGACGCGCGAACGCTCATCGAGCTGTCGCAGTCGGAGGGCGTGTTCAAGCCGCAGCCCGTGATCGATCGGCTGCGGCAGATGGCCGCGGGCGTTCCGGGGTTCGTCGTGCAGCCCCGCCTCGTGGTCTCGTCGTTCCACAACGTGGCGCAGTCGATGGTGGCCGATGCGAAGGAGCTCGCGTCTCCCGTGCTCGCGGCCGTCTGCGGCAACGAGCCCGCGAAGCGGCAGCTCGCGGCGGCGTACCGTCCGGTCACCGCCACCCCGCCCGACGAGCGCTCGCCCGACACGGACCGGACGCTCTACGACGCCGACGCCGAGCAGGACGACGTGCTCGCGCAGATCGACGCCGGCCATTCGCTGGTCGTGCACACGCTGCCCGGCACGGGCGGCACGCAGACCGTCGTCAACGCGATCGGCAACCTCGTGCGCGCCGGCAAGCGCGTGCTCGTGGTCTCGCCGCGCCGAGCCACGCTCGACGGCATCGCGCACCGGCTGACGCGCGTGGGGCTCGCGGGCATGGCGGTGAGCCCCCGCCGCCTCCGCCGCAACCTGGTCGAGTCGATCAGCCGCAACGAGAACGCCCGCACGGAGCGGCTGCGCGACGTCGATGAGGCGCTCGTGCGGCTGCGCGGCGTGCTGCTCGACTACCAGGCGGCGCTCTCGGCCCCCGACGAGCGATTCGGCGTCTCGCCGCTCGACGCGCTGCGCAAGCTCACCGCGCTCTCGCTCGAGGAGCGCCCGCCGAGCACCACGGTGCGGCTCGACGACCAGGCGCTCGGGCAGCTCACGCTCGACCGCACCTCGGTCGCCGAGGCGCTGACCGAGGTCGCCCGACTCGGCCAGTTCCAGTACGGGCCCGAGGATTCGCCGTGGTACGGCGTCAGCTTCGCGACGACGGAGGAGGCGCGCTCCGCGTACGGCACCGCGGTCGACCTCGCCGAGTCGCAGCTGCCGCGCCTGATCTCGATGTCGAACGAGCTCGTGGGGCAGACCTCGATGCGCCCCTATGAGACCATCGCCGAGCTCGGCGTGTACCTGCGCCTGCTCATGGGTATTCGCGAGACGCTCGACCGTTTCACGCCCGAGGTGTACGACCGCTCGCTCACGGAGGTCATCGCCGCGCACGCTCCCCGGGGCGACGACGAGATGTCGGCCGCCAACAAGCGCCGGCTGCGCAAGCTCGCCCGCGAATACGTGCGCCCCGGTGTGCACATCTCAGACATGTACTCCCGCCTGGTGCAGATTCAGCAGCAGCGCGTGCTCTGGCAGCGGTACACCACGGTCGTGGGCGCCCGGCCCGAGGTGCCGCTCGGCATCTCGGACGTGGTCGTCGCGTTCCAGTCGGCGTACCAGGATCTCGATGCGCTCGACCGCGTGCTCGGCACGACGGCCGATGCGGATCGCCTGAAGACGCAGACCCTGTCGCGTCTCGCCAGCCGCATCTCCGATCTCGCCCGCGAGTCGGAGGTGCTGCAGAACATCCAGGAGCGCACGGCGATCGTCGAGCGCATGCGCTCGGCGCACCTCGAGCCCCTGCTCGACGACCTCTCGGCGCGCCACGTGCCGGCCGAAGACGTCGCCGACGAGCTGGAGCTCGCCTGGTGGCAGTCGGTGCTCGAGCGCATGCTGCAGAGCAACGAGGCGCTGCTGAGCGCGAACACGAGCGTGATCGAGCGGCTTGAGGCCGACTTCCGTCTCGTCGATGACGCGCACGCCGGCGCCAACGGCGCCCTGCTGGCCGCGTCGCTCTCAGACGCGTGGCGCATCGCGGTGCTCGACTACAAGCAGGAGGCGCTCGCCATGCGCGAGGCGCTGCGCAGCGGGTACGTGTCGCCGCAGTCGCTCGCGCAGCGGGCTCCGAACCTGCTCGGGGTGCTGGCCCCGGTGTGGGCCATGTCGCCCTACGAGGTCGCGATGCTGCCCGACACGATGCGCTTCGACGCGGTGCTCGTCGTCGACGCGGGAGCGACGACGCTCGCCGAGAACCTCGGCGCGATCCGGCGCGCAGAGCAGGTCGTCGCGTTCGGCGACACCATGACGCAGACGCCGTCGCACTTCGACATCGCCGTGGGCGCGTCCGACGAGGATCGCGAGACGGTCGACGCCGACGCGCTGCACCGCAGCTCGGCGTTCGCGCAGCTCGGCGACGTGCTGCCGACGCTGACGCTGACGCGCAGCTACCGGGCGGGCGGCGAGGATCTGACCAATCTCGTGAACACCCGCTTCTACGGCGGGGCGATCCAGTCGCTGCCGTGGGCCGGCAGCTTCCTTCACCACTCCAGCCTGACGTACGAGTTCGTGCGCGGCGGCCAGGGGCTGCCCGACCAGCAGACCGGTGCGGTGGAGAGCACGGACGCCGAGGTGGAGCGCGTCGTGCAGCTCGTGCTGCAGCACGCGAGCGACCGGTCGAGCGAGTCGCTCATGGTGATCACCGCGAGCGAGCGCCATGCGGTGCGCGTGTACCAGGCGGTGCTGCAGGCGTTCTCCAAGTTTCCGCAGTACCGCGACTTCCTGCTCGGCGAGCGGGCCGAGCCGTTCGCGGTGCTCACGCTCGAGCAGGCGACGGCGCAGAGCCGCGACCGCGTCATCTTCTCGATCGGGTTCGGCCGCACCCCGCACGGCCGGGTGCTCTCGAACTTCGGCGGCCTCGGCCGCCCGGGAGGGGAGCGCCTGCTCGCCGTCGCCATGACGCGCGCGCGGCGGGCGATGACGATCGTGAGCTGCTTCAAGCCGGAGGATCTCGATCGCGCGCGCATCAAGCACGGCGTCGTCGAACTCGCCGAGCTGCTGGCGTTCGAGCACCCGGAGCCCACGACGCCGTCGCTGCCCGCGGAGCGCGATCCGATGCTCGGCGAGCTCGCCGACCGACTCGAAGCGCTCGGCCTGACGGTCGCGATGGACTACCGCGGGGCGATTCCGCTCGCCGCGTCGCTCGAGGATCGCGCGATCGCGATCGACCTCGATCTCGGGGCGTCCGGCGAGTACCGCGGCGACAGCCTGCGCGACACGCTGCGACTGCGGCCCGCCGTGCTGCGCCGTCTGGGCTGGCACTACCACCGGGTGCAGAGCTTCGACCTCTTCGCCGATCCCGATGAGGTGGCGCTCCGCATCGCGCGCATCGTCGGGTACGACGCGGGGGAGGGCGCGGCCGCATCGGGCCGCGCATGA
- the galU gene encoding UTP--glucose-1-phosphate uridylyltransferase GalU, which yields MTEKHATQSRSVTKAVVPAAGLGTRFLPATKAMPKEMLPIVDKPAIQYVVEEAASAGLGDVLIITGRNKDNLLNHFDSVPELEYSLERKGDEGKLDKVRESSEVAEVHFLRQGQPLGLGHAVGRARCHVGDESFAVLLGDDLIDPRDPLLDRMIAEHDARGATVIALMEVPRESVHLYGCASVEETDDPDVVRITGLVEKPSAEEAPSNLAIIGRYVLRPEIFDVIDELPPGRGGEIQLTDGLNHLAEGKGEGPVYGVIFRGRRYDTGDRADWIKANVLLGVDHDELGEEISDWIVDFADRLREQRSEG from the coding sequence ATGACTGAGAAGCACGCGACCCAGAGCCGTTCGGTGACGAAGGCCGTTGTGCCGGCCGCGGGGCTCGGCACCCGCTTCCTCCCGGCGACGAAGGCGATGCCCAAGGAGATGCTCCCCATCGTCGACAAGCCCGCGATCCAGTACGTGGTCGAGGAGGCCGCGTCGGCCGGGCTCGGCGACGTGCTGATCATCACGGGCCGCAACAAGGACAACCTGCTCAACCACTTCGACAGCGTTCCCGAGCTCGAGTACTCGCTCGAGCGCAAGGGCGACGAGGGCAAGCTCGACAAGGTGCGCGAGTCGAGCGAGGTCGCCGAGGTCCACTTCCTGCGCCAGGGCCAGCCGCTCGGGCTCGGGCACGCGGTCGGCCGGGCGCGCTGCCACGTCGGCGACGAGTCGTTCGCGGTGCTGCTCGGCGACGACCTCATCGATCCCCGCGACCCGCTGCTCGACCGCATGATCGCCGAGCACGATGCGCGTGGCGCCACCGTCATCGCGCTCATGGAGGTGCCCCGCGAGTCGGTGCACCTGTACGGCTGCGCGTCGGTCGAGGAGACCGACGACCCCGACGTCGTGCGCATCACCGGCCTCGTCGAGAAGCCGTCGGCCGAGGAGGCGCCCTCGAACCTCGCCATCATCGGCCGCTACGTGCTGCGGCCCGAGATCTTCGACGTGATCGACGAGCTTCCGCCCGGGCGCGGCGGGGAGATCCAGCTCACCGACGGCCTCAACCACCTGGCCGAGGGCAAGGGGGAGGGCCCGGTCTACGGCGTCATCTTCCGCGGGCGCCGGTACGACACGGGCGACCGCGCCGACTGGATCAAGGCGAACGTGCTGCTCGGCGTCGACCACGACGAGCTGGGCGAAGAGATCTCCGACTGGATCGTCGACTTCGCGGATCGCCTCCGCGAGCAGCGCTCCGAGGGCTGA
- a CDS encoding TetR/AcrR family transcriptional regulator has translation MGARAGTSRSRETPARRREQILDHAARIAIAHGLESVTLRAVAEPLGVQPSLVHHYFSSSEALVIAAFERAIASERSGLFDSAGSPTRRLATMIRRVESGDAIHLARFWLNARNLSRFRPELARSVAEQERLDRDALVAILREGVASGEFACPDPLVACIRIFIAIDGVGAYANDLEDFAHPAFRHFVTDVAAWAVGVAPEGLRREVDAMA, from the coding sequence ATGGGGGCACGCGCGGGCACGTCGAGAAGCCGTGAGACGCCCGCCCGGCGGCGCGAGCAGATCCTCGACCACGCCGCCCGCATCGCGATCGCGCACGGCCTCGAATCGGTCACCCTGCGCGCGGTCGCCGAGCCCCTCGGCGTGCAGCCGAGCCTCGTGCACCACTACTTCTCGTCTTCGGAGGCGCTCGTCATCGCAGCGTTCGAGCGGGCGATCGCGAGCGAGCGGAGCGGTCTCTTCGACTCGGCCGGCTCGCCCACCCGGCGTCTCGCCACGATGATCCGCCGGGTCGAGAGCGGCGACGCGATCCACCTCGCCAGGTTCTGGCTCAACGCGCGCAACCTCTCGCGATTCCGCCCCGAACTCGCGCGATCCGTCGCCGAGCAGGAGCGGCTCGACCGCGACGCACTGGTGGCGATCCTCCGCGAGGGCGTCGCGAGCGGCGAATTCGCGTGCCCCGATCCGCTCGTCGCCTGCATCCGGATCTTCATCGCCATCGACGGCGTCGGCGCCTACGCGAACGACCTCGAGGACTTCGCCCACCCCGCCTTCCGCCACTTCGTCACCGACGTCGCCGCGTGGGCCGTCGGCGTCGCGCCCGAGGGCCTGCGCCGGGAGGTCGACGCCATGGCGTGA
- a CDS encoding purine-cytosine permease family protein yields the protein MPKSPPLQSADRASRPETRGIDLVPETERNGRARSLFAVWAAPNVSVLSFTIGASLTLLLGLEVWQAILMIVAAQLLWALPGVVAISGPAAGTSGSVIQRAIYGVRGNRIVIAVYGWFISGVFLALNWVASSFMGAELLMRWGFPDRLTALILVSIAVSACTVLIAVFGHGLILRAYTWVTTGLALVFIAVTVCILPRIDLAFVQPEPLSGAPLWSSLSIGFAILASTPLSYSNSADLARYLPRDTPARSIIAATGLGGALPSIVLVSVGALLGTIVTPAAAEQGIEYVLLELLPGWLGPVFVLGVIVNTIALNGMTTYTASMAFQSIGVPIRRIPSAILIGALGTGFTIVLVLSTSLLGAVNLMLQFLIVISAPTMAVYATDVVLRRNRYDGLALFDERPGAAYWFRGGFGAAGLIAVVAGGIAAALCVSTDVWTGLIAVALGFVDLSAPVGVIVSAALYAALARRGIRRERAADR from the coding sequence ATGCCGAAATCACCCCCGCTGCAATCCGCCGACCGGGCCTCGCGCCCCGAGACCCGCGGCATCGACCTGGTGCCCGAGACTGAACGGAACGGCCGCGCGCGCAGCTTGTTCGCCGTCTGGGCCGCCCCGAACGTGAGCGTGCTGAGCTTCACCATCGGAGCGTCGCTCACGCTGCTGCTGGGCCTCGAGGTCTGGCAGGCCATCCTCATGATCGTGGCCGCGCAGCTGCTCTGGGCGCTTCCGGGAGTCGTGGCGATCAGCGGCCCGGCGGCGGGCACCTCCGGCTCCGTGATCCAGCGCGCGATCTACGGCGTTCGCGGCAACAGGATCGTGATCGCGGTGTACGGCTGGTTCATCTCGGGAGTGTTCCTCGCCCTGAACTGGGTCGCCTCGTCGTTCATGGGGGCGGAGCTGCTCATGCGATGGGGGTTCCCGGATCGGCTGACCGCACTCATCCTCGTGTCGATCGCCGTCTCCGCCTGCACGGTGCTCATCGCCGTGTTCGGCCACGGGCTGATCCTCCGCGCGTACACCTGGGTCACCACCGGGCTCGCCCTCGTCTTCATCGCGGTGACGGTGTGCATCCTGCCGCGGATCGACCTCGCCTTCGTGCAGCCCGAACCCCTCTCGGGCGCACCGCTCTGGTCGAGCCTCTCGATCGGGTTCGCGATCCTCGCATCGACCCCGCTCTCGTACTCGAACAGCGCCGACCTCGCGCGCTACCTGCCGCGCGACACGCCTGCGCGCAGCATCATCGCGGCGACCGGTCTCGGCGGCGCGCTGCCCAGTATCGTCCTCGTCTCCGTCGGCGCGCTCCTCGGCACCATCGTGACTCCGGCTGCGGCCGAGCAGGGCATCGAGTACGTGCTCCTCGAGCTCCTGCCCGGCTGGCTCGGACCGGTGTTCGTGCTCGGCGTCATCGTCAACACGATCGCCCTCAACGGCATGACCACGTACACCGCGAGCATGGCGTTCCAGTCGATCGGGGTGCCGATCCGGCGCATCCCCTCAGCGATCCTCATCGGCGCCCTCGGCACCGGCTTCACGATCGTGCTCGTGCTCTCGACCAGTCTGCTCGGCGCGGTGAACCTGATGCTGCAGTTCCTCATCGTGATCTCGGCGCCGACGATGGCGGTGTACGCCACCGATGTCGTGCTGCGCCGCAACCGCTACGACGGCCTCGCCCTCTTCGACGAGCGGCCCGGCGCTGCCTACTGGTTCCGCGGAGGTTTCGGCGCGGCGGGGCTCATCGCGGTGGTCGCGGGCGGCATCGCGGCAGCGCTCTGCGTATCGACCGACGTGTGGACGGGCCTCATCGCCGTCGCGCTCGGCTTCGTCGACCTCTCGGCTCCGGTGGGCGTGATCGTGTCCGCGGCGCTGTACGCAGCGCTCGCCCGTCGCGGAATACGCCGGGAGCGTGCAGCGGACCGCTGA
- a CDS encoding 5-formyltetrahydrofolate cyclo-ligase, translated as MARDARSEKIAVRSAVRARRLGRSAAERARRSAGFAEQLIDLVSASGARSVTAYAPLVGEPDVNGFLRWARESGVRVLLPVSLPGHRIAWAVDTGARVAGLHGIPEPSGPRLETGAAAEVDLLIVPACAVDASGTRLGWGLGYYDRMLGSLDRRPPVYAVVDDEDVYASLPRDAHDVPVTGAVTASRVLRFAVGGER; from the coding sequence ATGGCTCGGGACGCCCGCTCGGAGAAGATCGCGGTGAGATCGGCGGTGCGGGCCCGCCGACTGGGCCGGTCGGCGGCGGAGCGCGCGCGGCGCAGCGCTGGGTTCGCGGAGCAGCTCATCGACCTCGTCTCGGCCTCCGGCGCGCGGTCGGTGACCGCCTACGCGCCGCTCGTCGGCGAACCCGACGTGAACGGCTTTCTGCGGTGGGCGCGCGAGTCGGGGGTGCGCGTACTGCTGCCCGTCTCGCTGCCCGGGCACCGCATCGCGTGGGCGGTCGACACGGGCGCGCGCGTCGCGGGCCTCCACGGGATCCCGGAGCCGAGCGGCCCCCGGCTCGAGACCGGCGCCGCGGCCGAGGTCGACCTGCTCATCGTGCCCGCGTGCGCGGTCGATGCGTCGGGCACCCGGCTCGGCTGGGGGCTCGGCTACTACGACCGGATGCTCGGATCGCTCGATCGGAGGCCCCCGGTCTACGCCGTGGTCGATGACGAGGACGTGTACGCCTCGCTGCCGCGCGATGCGCACGACGTTCCGGTGACGGGCGCCGTCACCGCCTCGCGCGTGCTCCGCTTCGCCGTCGGCGGCGAGCGATAG
- a CDS encoding FmdB family zinc ribbon protein has translation MPTYAYRCSDCGHAFDIYQAFSDASLTECPECGGTLRKVFGSLGVTFNGSGFYRTDSRSSGGSGSGSASKSGSGSSGSGSGSSGSGSSSSGSSSSSGSSAS, from the coding sequence GTGCCTACGTACGCTTACCGTTGCTCCGACTGCGGCCACGCCTTCGACATCTACCAGGCGTTCTCCGACGCCTCGCTGACCGAGTGCCCCGAATGCGGCGGCACGCTGCGCAAGGTCTTCGGCTCGCTGGGGGTCACCTTCAACGGGTCGGGCTTCTACCGCACCGACTCGCGGTCGTCGGGCGGATCGGGATCCGGATCGGCGTCGAAGTCGGGCTCCGGCTCGTCGGGCTCGGGCTCGGGCTCCTCGGGATCCGGCTCCTCGAGCTCCGGATCGAGCTCGTCGTCCGGCTCGTCCGCGAGCTGA
- a CDS encoding LysE family transporter: MAPAIWLSLLAATVVICITPGAGAINTMSNALAVGWRRSIWGVLGQELALLAHIVIVAAGVGVLVANTPALFNAIRYIGAAYLVYLGVRLIFTKPQPPAADAEGARRATTRSAMLRRGFWVNLLNPKAIVFFLAFIPQFINVDAPILPQYLILIATAVGVDVIVMWGFFAVAARPFRRYTATARGQRVLNSVFGALFVGVAALLLFIH, translated from the coding sequence GTGGCTCCCGCGATCTGGCTCTCCCTGCTCGCGGCCACCGTGGTCATCTGCATCACCCCTGGAGCGGGCGCCATCAACACCATGTCGAACGCGCTCGCGGTCGGCTGGCGTCGATCCATCTGGGGCGTGCTCGGTCAGGAGCTCGCGCTGCTCGCCCACATCGTGATCGTCGCGGCGGGCGTCGGCGTGCTGGTCGCGAACACCCCCGCGCTGTTCAACGCGATCCGCTACATCGGTGCGGCGTACCTCGTCTACCTCGGCGTGCGTCTCATCTTCACGAAACCGCAGCCCCCGGCCGCCGACGCCGAAGGCGCCCGCCGCGCCACCACCCGGTCCGCGATGCTCCGCCGCGGATTCTGGGTGAACCTGCTCAACCCGAAGGCCATCGTGTTCTTCCTGGCCTTCATCCCGCAGTTCATCAACGTCGACGCCCCGATCCTGCCGCAGTACCTGATCCTCATCGCCACCGCCGTCGGCGTCGACGTGATCGTGATGTGGGGCTTCTTCGCGGTCGCCGCGCGCCCCTTCCGGCGCTACACCGCGACGGCTCGCGGGCAGCGGGTGCTCAACTCGGTGTTCGGGGCGCTCTTCGTGGGCGTCGCGGCGCTCCTGCTCTTCATCCACTGA